From a region of the Hemibagrus wyckioides isolate EC202008001 linkage group LG06, SWU_Hwy_1.0, whole genome shotgun sequence genome:
- the LOC131353797 gene encoding serine/threonine-protein kinase pim-2-like, giving the protein MMDLVWDMDYHRSQDTAEMPVFTELQAEMWDLDSEADDTPMPEKFTTYQDIQSEDWDVDDEVQEVPTLHPACLEFLSDPKAQRFLDLYTIGNLLGSGGFGSVYEGVRRKDGQQVAIKHIRKDGSELYITAPGETCKLHLEVALMQMLSKPPHCQYVLQLVDWFEMDNSLLLVLERPIPCMDVYELLLSEGGTLSEVLAKMIMLQVVEAARYCQSRKVFHRDIKAENLLFNSDTLDIKLIDFGCGDLWQDTPYEEYAGTPDFWPPEWIQQQQYYADHATVWSLGILLYSLVCGEMPFSNEEEIVAGSLNFIPGLSESCRHLINWCLEQDPTKRPSLRQISKHGWFTEGLSDDE; this is encoded by the exons ATGATGGACCTAGTGTGGGATATGGACTACCACCGATCGCAGGATACAGCTGAAATGCCCGTTTTCACGGAGCTGCAAGCTGAGATGTGGGACTTGGACTCAGAGGCAGATGACACCCCGATGCCTGAAAAGTTCACAACCTACCAAGACATCCAGTCTGAGGATTGGGATGTGGACGACGAG GTCCAAGAGGTGCCCACTTTACATCCTGCTTGTCTGGAATTCCTCAGTGATCCAAAGG cacAGAGATTTCTCGATCTGTACACCATCGGAAATCTGCTGGGGAGTGGAGGCTTTGGATCAGTGTACGAAGGAGTTCGTAGGAAAGATGGACAGCAG gtCGCCATTAAACACATCCGTAAGGATGGCTCGGAGCTGTACATCACAGCT CCTGGCGAGACCTGCAAGCTCCATCTAGAGGTGGCTTTAATGCAAATGCTGTCAAAGCCACCTCACTGCCAGTACGTTCTGCAGCTTGTGGATTGGTTTGAAATGGACAACAGCCTCCTGTTAGTCCTGGAAAGACCAATCCCCTGCATGGACGTATATGAGCTACTGTTGAGTGAAGGAGGCACACTCAGTGAGGTGCTGGCCAAAATGATCATGCTGCAG GTGGTCGAGGCTGCCCGCTACTGCCAAAGTCGGAAGGTTTTCCACCGTGACATCAAGGCGGAAAACCTTCTTTTCAACTCCGACACCCTGGACATAAAACTGATCGATTTTGGCTGTGGCGATTTGTGGCAGGACACGCCCTACGAGGAATATGCAG GAACTCCAGATTTTTGGCCTCCAGAATGGATCCAGCAACAACAGTACTACGCCGACCATGCTACCGTCTGGAGTCTTGGCATTCTCCTATACAGCTTAGTCTGTGGAGAAATGCCCTTCAGTAATGAGGAGGAAATTGTTGCTGGGTCCCTCAATTTCATACCTGGCCTGTCTGAAT CCTGCCGCCATCTGATCAACTGGTGCTTGGAGCAAGATCCCACCAAAAGACCAAGCCTGAGGCAGATCAGTAAACATGGGTGGTTCACAGAAGGCCTTTCAG atGATGAATAG
- the LOC131353799 gene encoding uncharacterized protein LOC131353799 — translation MLQRRVSQDSPTTSRDLRIEEILEVFLPPSDNIPSQGQQLSTSTIHSAGRELLIPSEAPDGLPEFPRGRPIVLLHGLPELLPDPSFCFHNHPGCSSLGLPVLISCLRSPTSQPGSIGLFLQLDSIPYFQCPPLGSGIAATTGTRDLTATAPGSCVNNEEGEHGPLRLNVPNLPRNLVETLPEVGVEDLPNRGFSQMFPTDPHNTFGSAKSVRHPPLQADPTHHQFVIS, via the exons ATGTTGCAGAGACGTGTCAGCCAAGACAGCCCCACAACATCCAGAGACTTAAG GATTGAGGAGATCCTCGAAGTATTCCTTCCACCTTCCGACAATATCCCCAGTCAAGGTCAGCAACTCTCCACCAGCACCATACACAGTGCTGGCAGAGAGCTGCTTATCCCTTCTGAGGCGCCGGACGGTCTGCCAGAATTTCCCCGAGGCCGACCGATAGTCCTTCTCCATGGCCTCCCCGAACTCCTCCCAGACCCAAGTTTTTGCTTCCACAACCACCCGGGCTGCAGCTCGCTTGGCCTGCCGGTACTCATCAGCTGCCTCCGGAGTCCCACGAGCCAACCAGGCTCGATAGGActctttcttcagcttgacagcatcccttacttccagtgtccaCCACTGGGTTCGGGGATTGCCGCCACGACAGGCACCAGAGACCTTACGGCCACAGCTCCTGGTAGCTGCGTCAACAATGAAGAAGGAGAACATGGTCCACTCAGACTCAATGTCCCCAACCTCCCTCGGAATCTTGTCGAAACTCTCCCGGAGGTGGGAGTTGAAGACCTCCCTAACAGAGGGTTCAGCCAGATGTTCCCAACAGACCCCCACAATACGTTTGGGTCTGCCAAGTCTGTCCGGCATCCTCCTCTGCAAGCGGATCCAACTCACCACCAGTTTGTGATCAGTTGA
- the LOC131353800 gene encoding serine/threonine-protein kinase pim-2-like: protein MMDLVWDMDYHRSQDTAEMPVFTELQAEMWDLDSEADDTPMPEKFTTYQDIQSEDWDVDDEVQEVPTLHPACLEFLSDPKAQRFLDLYTIGNLLGSGGFGSVYEGVRRKDGQQVAIKHIRKDGSELYITAPGETCKLHLEVALMQMLSKPPHCQYVLQLVDWFEMDNSLLLVLERPIPCMDVYELLLSEGGTLSEVLAKMIMLQVVEAARYCQSRKVFHRDIKAENLLFNSDTLDIKLIDFGCGDLWQDTPYEEYAGTPDFWPPEWIQQQQYYADHATVWSLGILLYSLVCGEMPFSNEEEIVAGSLNFIPGLSESCRHLINWCLEQDPTKRPSLRQISKHGWFTEGLSDDE from the exons ATGATGGACCTAGTGTGGGATATGGACTACCACCGATCGCAGGATACAGCTGAAATGCCCGTTTTCACGGAGCTGCAAGCTGAGATGTGGGACTTGGACTCAGAGGCAGATGACACCCCGATGCCTGAAAAGTTCACAACCTACCAAGATATCCAGTCTGAGGATTGGGATGTGGACGACGAG GTCCAAGAGGTGCCCACTTTACATCCTGCTTGTCTGGAATTCCTCAGTGATCCAAAGG cacAGAGATTTCTCGATCTGTACACCATCGGAAATCTGCTGGGGAGTGGAGGCTTTGGATCAGTGTACGAAGGAGTTCGTAGGAAAGATGGACAGCAG gtCGCCATTAAACACATCCGTAAGGATGGCTCGGAGCTGTACATCACAGCT CCTGGCGAGACCTGCAAGCTCCATCTAGAGGTGGCTTTAATGCAAATGCTGTCAAAGCCACCTCACTGCCAGTACGTTCTGCAGCTTGTGGATTGGTTTGAAATGGACAACAGCCTCCTGTTAGTCCTGGAAAGACCAATCCCCTGCATGGACGTATATGAGCTACTGTTGAGTGAAGGAGGCACACTCAGTGAGGTGCTGGCCAAAATGATCATGCTGCAG GTGGTCGAGGCTGCCCGCTACTGCCAAAGTCGGAAGGTTTTCCACCGTGACATCAAGGCGGAAAACCTTCTTTTCAACTCCGACACCCTGGACATAAAACTGATCGATTTTGGCTGTGGCGATTTGTGGCAGGACACGCCCTACGAGGAATATGCAG GAACTCCAGATTTTTGGCCTCCAGAATGGATCCAGCAACAACAGTACTACGCCGACCATGCTACCGTCTGGAGTCTTGGCATTCTCCTATACAGCTTAGTCTGTGGAGAAATGCCCTTCAGTAATGAGGAGGAAATTGTTGCTGGGTCCCTCAATTTCATACCTGGCCTGTCTGAAT CCTGCCGCCATCTGATCAACTGGTGCTTGGAGCAAGATCCCACCAAAAGACCAAGCCTGAGGCAGATCAGTAAACATGGGTGGTTCACAGAAGGCCTTTCAG atGATGAATAG